One region of Miscanthus floridulus cultivar M001 chromosome 19, ASM1932011v1, whole genome shotgun sequence genomic DNA includes:
- the LOC136527050 gene encoding AT-rich interactive domain-containing protein 6-like — MPQEQGVEEPPPQAEGEAQPAADVPMSEAAAAEDEEEEPVMGEGEGGADGATDAVDSVKASVKPEAEGAEEGEGEELNGGPTADLVGEVVKLENGDGPVTVGGSADEGGARDGGDDKGLVGQNQPIVNQLVLVSAEEDLALTKISNNSFMFDYTTGGDDSGPEEEQAAFMKELERFHREKMLEFKPPKFYGEGLNCLKLWRQVTGLGGYDQVTSCKLWRQVGESFKPPKTCTTVSWTFRNFYEKALLEYEKHKIETGDFQVASSALPDRIGSESQVGGSHVSGSGRARRESATRAMQGWHSQRLLGNGEITDPVIKDKGPIVLKKDKTPKSSGSAKRKRTPSLEDDRVIPYKSDKLQNDSMVIDMGPPADWVKINVRKTKDCYEVYALVPGLLREEVHVQSDPAGRLIVTGEPEQLDNPWGVTPFKKVISLPSRIDPHQTSAVVTLHGQLFVRAPFEQSK; from the exons ATGCCGCAAGAGCAAGGTGTGGAGGAGCCGCCGCCGCAGGCGGAAGGCGAGGCACAGCCGGCCGCCGATGTCCCCATGAGcgaggccgcggcggcggaggatgaggaggaggaacccgtcatgggggagggggagggcggtGCAGACGGGGCCACCGACGCCGTTGATTCCGTCAAGGCTTCAGTGAAGCCCGAAGCAGAGGGCgcggaggagggggagggggaggagctGAATGGTGGCCCGACGGCGGATTTGGTTGGCGAGGTTGTGAAACTGGAGAACGGGGATGGGCCCGTGACGGTGGGTGGCTCGGCGGATGAGGGTGGAGCCAGAGATGGCGGTGATGATAAGGGCCTGGTTGGTCAGAATCAGCCTATTGTGAACCAGCTTGTGCTGGTGTCGGCTGAGGAGGATCTGGCATTGACCAAGATCTCAAATAATTCCTTCATGTTCGATTACACCACTGGTGGTGATGACTCGGGGCCTGAGGAGGAGCAGGCTGCCTTCATGAAGGAGCTCGAGCGTTTCCACAGGGAGAAAATGTTGGAGTTCAAGCCCCCAAAGTTTTATGGTGAAGGATTGAATTGCCTCAA ATTGTGGAGACAAGTTACTGGATTGGGTGGCTATGATCAG GTGACATCATGCAAGCTGTGGCGTCAAGTGGGAGAGTCATTCAAACCTCCAAA GACATGCACAACTGTTTCATGGACTTTCCGTAACTTCTATGAGAAG GCACTCCTTGAATATGAGAAACACAAAATCGAAACAGGAGACTTCCAAGTAGCTTCATCTGCTCTACCAGATCGGATTGGTTCTGAGAGCCAG GTGGGTGGAAGCCATGTATCTGGTTCTGGAAGAGCCAGAAGAGAATCTGCAACTCGTGCAATGCAAGGTTGGCATTCTCAGCGCCTACTAGGCAATGGTGAAATCACTGATCCTGTAATTAAG GATAAAGGGCCAATTGTCTTAAAGAAGGATAAAACTCCTAAAAGCAGTG GTTCTGCCAAGAGGAAAAGGACACCATCCCTGGAAGATGACAGGGTGATACCTTATAAGTCTGATAAGCTACA AAATGACTCGATGGTCATTGACATGGGCCCTCCCGCTGATTGGGTGAAAATAAACGTTAGGAAAACC AAAGATTGCTATGAAGTCTATGCGTTGGTTCCTGGCCTTCTGCGGGAAGAG GTACATGTTCAATCTGACCCTGCTGGTCGTTTGATAGTTACTGGAGAGCCTGAGCAATTGGATAACCCATGGGGTGTCACTCCATTCAAGAAG GTCATTAGTTTGCCTTCCCGCATTGATCCTCACCAAACCTCTGCAGTTGTCACCCTCCATGGGCAGCTATTTGTGCGTGCACCATTTGAACAATCAAAATAA